A region of Agrobacterium vitis DNA encodes the following proteins:
- the ooxB gene encoding opine oxidase subunit OoxB, with the protein MYEVDMTIIGGGLVGASIAWGLARSGTKPLVLDGADLDLRASRANFALVWVQGKGLHAPHYALWSDASAKRWPTMAKALFDDSGIDVGLQQDGAYTFALSEEELEVNREDMESIALETNGRAPQFEVLNRQQTLDRVPGIGAEVVGSIYCAADGHVNALRLFHALHAAMEKKGVTYRPNHHVQTIEPKTEGFILKGDGFSIFSRRVVLAAGLENERLAPMVGLSCPLKRSKGQILVTEKSQTALPCLSAGMRQADEGGIMIGDSEETDSAKISSSSEISAVLASRALRIFPALSDLNVLRSWTGFRVKTADGIPIYDHSERHPGAFLVACHSGVTLAANHALIVAPQIAAGKLDDDLSAFSARRFHAQQAA; encoded by the coding sequence ATGTACGAAGTTGATATGACCATTATCGGAGGCGGCCTGGTCGGCGCCTCGATTGCCTGGGGTCTAGCACGCTCAGGAACGAAGCCTCTCGTCCTCGACGGCGCGGATCTGGATCTGCGTGCATCGCGCGCCAATTTCGCGCTGGTCTGGGTGCAGGGTAAAGGGCTGCATGCGCCCCATTACGCTCTTTGGTCAGATGCGTCCGCCAAGAGATGGCCGACGATGGCAAAAGCCCTGTTCGACGACAGCGGCATCGACGTCGGTCTTCAACAGGACGGAGCATATACCTTCGCACTCTCTGAAGAGGAACTCGAGGTCAATCGCGAGGATATGGAAAGCATTGCGCTCGAAACAAACGGGCGAGCTCCGCAATTTGAGGTATTGAATCGCCAGCAGACGCTTGACCGCGTGCCGGGTATCGGCGCGGAGGTTGTAGGCTCGATCTATTGTGCTGCGGACGGACACGTGAATGCACTTCGCCTCTTCCACGCGCTTCACGCAGCGATGGAAAAGAAAGGGGTGACCTATCGTCCAAACCATCATGTTCAAACCATCGAACCAAAGACTGAAGGCTTCATTCTCAAGGGTGATGGGTTTTCCATATTTTCACGCCGGGTCGTTCTCGCCGCCGGCCTCGAAAACGAGAGGCTGGCGCCAATGGTCGGGCTGTCTTGCCCGCTCAAGCGTAGCAAGGGCCAGATCCTCGTCACGGAAAAGAGCCAGACCGCCCTGCCGTGCCTCTCTGCCGGAATGCGGCAGGCCGACGAAGGTGGTATCATGATCGGCGATAGCGAAGAGACCGACAGCGCCAAAATCTCATCGTCATCCGAAATCAGCGCCGTGCTGGCCAGCCGGGCCTTAAGAATTTTCCCCGCCCTTTCTGATCTGAACGTCCTGCGCAGCTGGACGGGTTTCAGGGTCAAAACGGCGGATGGAATACCCATTTACGATCATTCCGAGCGCCACCCGGGTGCATTCCTCGTCGCCTGCCATTCTGGCGTAACCTTGGCTGCCAATCACGCACTGATCGTGGCACCGCAGATTGCCGCGGGTAAGCTTGACGACGATCTGTCAGCCTTTTCCGCCCGGAGGTTCCATGCTCAACAGGCTGCATAG
- the occT gene encoding octopine ABC transporter substrate-binding protein OccT gives MKLKTILCAALLLVAGQAAAQEKSITIATEGGYAPWNFSGPGGKLDGFEIDLANALCEKMKAKCQIVAQNWDGIIPSLTGKKYDAIMAAMSITPKRQEVIGFSTPYAAGINGFAVMGDSKLADMPGTGETYSLDSQADAAKKAIADISSFLNGTSVGVQGSTTASTFLDKYFKGAVDIKEYKSVEEHNFDLTSGRLDAVLANATVLAAAIEKPEMKGAKLVGPLFSGGEFGVVAVGLRKEDTALKADFDAAIKAASEDGTIKTLSLKWFKVDVTPH, from the coding sequence ATGAAACTCAAAACTATTCTGTGCGCAGCGCTTCTCCTTGTTGCCGGTCAGGCAGCAGCCCAGGAAAAGTCGATTACAATCGCGACCGAGGGCGGGTATGCGCCCTGGAACTTTTCGGGACCAGGCGGCAAGCTCGACGGCTTCGAGATCGATCTCGCCAACGCCCTGTGCGAGAAGATGAAGGCGAAATGCCAGATCGTCGCGCAGAACTGGGATGGCATTATCCCGTCGCTGACCGGCAAAAAGTACGATGCGATCATGGCCGCCATGAGCATCACCCCAAAACGGCAGGAAGTGATCGGCTTCTCGACTCCGTACGCAGCAGGCATCAACGGTTTTGCCGTCATGGGTGACAGCAAGCTGGCGGACATGCCAGGCACGGGCGAAACCTATTCGCTCGACAGCCAGGCAGATGCCGCCAAAAAGGCTATTGCCGACATATCGAGCTTCCTGAACGGCACCTCGGTCGGCGTGCAGGGATCGACCACAGCATCGACTTTCCTGGACAAGTATTTCAAGGGTGCCGTGGATATCAAGGAATACAAGTCCGTCGAGGAGCACAACTTCGACCTGACGAGCGGTCGACTGGATGCTGTTTTGGCAAACGCAACCGTACTCGCCGCGGCAATTGAAAAGCCGGAAATGAAGGGCGCGAAGCTCGTCGGGCCGCTTTTCTCCGGTGGCGAGTTCGGCGTGGTCGCTGTTGGCCTTCGCAAGGAAGACACCGCACTCAAGGCTGATTTTGACGCAGCCATCAAGGCGGCAAGCGAAGACGGCACCATCAAGACGCTCTCGTTGAAGTGGTTCAAGGTGGACGTCACCCCCCATTGA
- a CDS encoding homocysteine S-methyltransferase family protein, which yields MSSKVTILDGGMGRELLRSGAPFRQPEWSALALIEAPEFVEKAHDAFVAAGADVITTNSYAVVPFHVGDKRFAEDGLALVSLSGKLARAAAAKSGGHVRVAGSLPPVFGSYRPDLFDPGKAPEILSVLVQGLGPYVDFWLAETQGSLREVETIRAVLGNDTRPLWLSFTLEDGKGVEDVISGRSLPTLRSGEAVADAAVKAVELGAGALLFNCSQAEIMEAAIRAARRALNTSGYSTPIGVYANAFVPKPEPDATLPANAGLSGLRDDLDPPGYLLFARRWVEAGATIVGGCCGIGPEHIAELRQTFDPRPVAA from the coding sequence ATGTCATCAAAAGTCACTATTCTAGACGGGGGTATGGGTCGCGAATTGCTGCGCAGCGGCGCGCCGTTTCGACAGCCCGAATGGTCCGCGCTTGCGCTGATTGAAGCCCCGGAGTTCGTCGAAAAGGCGCATGACGCTTTCGTCGCAGCAGGCGCGGATGTCATTACCACGAACAGCTATGCCGTGGTGCCCTTCCACGTCGGTGACAAACGCTTCGCCGAAGATGGCCTTGCGCTTGTAAGCCTCTCTGGAAAGCTCGCTCGCGCAGCAGCCGCGAAGTCTGGCGGCCACGTTCGTGTAGCCGGATCGCTGCCCCCGGTCTTTGGCTCCTATCGTCCCGATCTGTTCGATCCGGGCAAGGCTCCAGAGATTCTCAGCGTCCTCGTCCAGGGGCTAGGCCCTTACGTGGATTTCTGGCTGGCGGAGACCCAGGGTTCACTCCGCGAGGTCGAAACAATCCGCGCGGTTCTGGGCAACGACACCCGTCCGCTCTGGCTCTCGTTCACCCTTGAGGATGGCAAGGGGGTCGAGGATGTAATTTCCGGGCGCAGTCTACCGACGCTTCGATCTGGCGAAGCCGTGGCCGATGCGGCGGTAAAGGCAGTGGAACTTGGCGCCGGCGCGCTGCTGTTCAACTGCAGCCAGGCGGAAATCATGGAGGCAGCAATCAGAGCTGCGCGCAGGGCACTCAATACTAGCGGCTACTCAACGCCGATCGGCGTCTATGCCAACGCCTTCGTGCCGAAACCGGAACCAGACGCGACATTGCCTGCCAATGCTGGCTTGAGCGGTCTCCGCGACGATCTCGATCCTCCCGGCTACCTGCTGTTTGCTCGTCGCTGGGTCGAGGCCGGCGCCACGATCGTCGGCGGCTGCTGCGGCATTGGCCCGGAACATATCGCAGAACTCCGTCAAACCTTCGATCCGCGGCCAGTCGCCGCCTGA
- a CDS encoding (2Fe-2S)-binding protein — MLNRLHRIEQPVQFTFDGVIIQAERGDMLATALLAAGIDHVRQSVVSKSPRAPYCLMGVCFECLVTVDGVQNRQACLTEVEDGMTVMSQMGAPTFPKLATSEEGIVP, encoded by the coding sequence ATGCTCAACAGGCTGCATAGGATAGAGCAACCCGTCCAGTTCACCTTCGATGGCGTGATCATCCAGGCTGAGCGGGGAGATATGCTCGCCACCGCTTTGCTGGCCGCGGGGATCGACCACGTTCGGCAATCCGTCGTTAGCAAGAGCCCGCGCGCGCCCTACTGCCTGATGGGCGTTTGCTTCGAGTGTTTGGTCACCGTGGATGGCGTGCAGAATCGTCAAGCTTGTCTGACCGAGGTCGAAGACGGGATGACGGTTATGAGCCAGATGGGCGCGCCCACATTCCCGAAGCTCGCGACAAGCGAAGAGGGGATAGTCCCATGA
- the ooxA gene encoding opine oxidase subunit OoxA has translation MSLREVSTASDLLAFYDLLVIGAGPAGMAAAVEASAAGARVTVLDENPRPGGQIYREITRNSPDKRIFLGPDYWKGKPLAEAFGLSNVDYAPRATVWSLENRDETADQTRNVVGVTVAGSARMIEAEAVVLATGAQERPMPVPGWTLPGVMTAGAAQIALKAAGAMPSGPVVMAGCGPLLYLLASQLVDAGVSDLTVLDTAQSPFRLGVLRHMPEFMLSPYVLKGIGLLAKVKRHARVVSGVRSIAITGIERAEGVRFTTTGNEQVLPASSVLLHQGVIPSTSLTNAAGCELKWNDEQRAFEPVADHEGRTTKAGIYVAGDGAGIAGAQAAEVSGRIVALAALSDLGLGSTTAVPTPIKSLHKKARRFLRGRAFLDALYTPRSGFLAPANPETIVCRCEEITVRKLREAIALGPPGPNQLKTFVRCGMGQCQGRLCAATVTEIMAEERKISPGEVGTYRLRSPVKPVRLAELAHLPHTPHALKAVTGRDPVDHDTNEAGHFS, from the coding sequence ATGAGCCTTCGCGAAGTCTCAACAGCATCGGACCTTCTGGCTTTTTACGACCTTCTCGTCATCGGCGCGGGACCTGCAGGTATGGCGGCCGCTGTCGAAGCGTCTGCGGCTGGTGCCCGCGTTACGGTACTGGACGAAAACCCCCGTCCGGGCGGACAGATCTACCGCGAGATCACACGAAACAGTCCCGACAAAAGAATCTTTCTCGGTCCCGACTATTGGAAGGGAAAGCCGCTCGCAGAAGCGTTCGGTCTCAGCAACGTCGATTATGCGCCACGCGCCACGGTCTGGAGCCTGGAAAACCGGGACGAAACGGCGGATCAGACACGCAATGTCGTCGGCGTGACCGTGGCCGGCTCGGCCCGAATGATTGAAGCTGAGGCTGTTGTTCTTGCCACCGGCGCACAGGAGCGTCCCATGCCGGTGCCCGGCTGGACCTTGCCAGGCGTGATGACCGCGGGCGCTGCTCAGATCGCCCTCAAGGCAGCCGGAGCGATGCCATCGGGACCTGTGGTCATGGCTGGTTGCGGACCACTTCTCTATCTGCTGGCAAGTCAGCTCGTCGATGCAGGCGTATCTGATCTCACCGTGCTCGATACTGCTCAATCTCCCTTCCGGCTCGGCGTGCTCCGACACATGCCCGAATTCATGCTTTCACCTTACGTGTTGAAAGGCATAGGCTTGCTGGCGAAGGTAAAACGTCATGCACGCGTGGTTTCCGGCGTCAGATCCATTGCGATCACCGGCATCGAGCGCGCTGAAGGCGTGCGTTTCACCACAACCGGTAACGAACAAGTCCTCCCTGCCAGCTCGGTGCTCTTGCACCAGGGGGTGATTCCGTCGACGAGCCTGACCAATGCAGCGGGCTGTGAGTTGAAATGGAATGACGAACAGCGTGCGTTCGAGCCTGTCGCAGATCATGAAGGTCGGACCACCAAGGCAGGCATTTATGTCGCCGGCGACGGAGCCGGGATCGCAGGTGCTCAAGCCGCGGAGGTCAGCGGACGCATCGTTGCACTTGCGGCACTTTCTGACTTGGGGCTTGGCAGTACGACGGCAGTGCCTACGCCGATCAAATCTCTGCACAAGAAAGCCCGCCGCTTCCTGCGCGGAAGGGCGTTTCTGGATGCTCTCTACACACCCCGTTCGGGCTTCCTCGCACCGGCAAACCCCGAAACAATCGTCTGCCGCTGTGAAGAAATCACAGTGCGCAAGCTGCGGGAGGCCATTGCGCTTGGACCGCCCGGTCCGAACCAGTTGAAAACATTTGTTCGCTGCGGAATGGGCCAATGCCAGGGCCGTCTTTGTGCAGCGACCGTCACAGAAATCATGGCGGAAGAAAGAAAGATCAGCCCCGGCGAAGTGGGAACCTATCGCCTTCGTTCGCCAGTCAAGCCCGTTCGGCTTGCTGAACTTGCACATCTCCCGCACACGCCCCACGCGCTGAAGGCGGTAACCGGCAGGGATCCTGTCGATCATGACACCAACGAAGCAGGACATTTCTCATGA
- the ocd gene encoding ornithine cyclodeaminase, producing the protein MTVDRKLNVVPFVSVDHMMKLVLKVGIDTFLTELAAAIEEDFRRWPIFDKTPRVGSHSSEGVIELMPTSDGALYGFKYVNGHPKNTRDGRQTVTAFGVLADVGNGYPLLFSEMTILTALRTAATSALAAKYLARPNSRTMAIIGNGAQSEFQARAFRALLGIQELRLYDIDPAATRKCTRNLTGLGFNIVECKSVADAVEGADIITTVTADKQYATIVSDNHVGPGVHINAVGGDCPGKTEISKEVLLRSDIFIEYPPQTWIEGDIQQLPASHPVTELWQVMTGDAIGRSNDKQITLFDSVGFAIEDFSALRYVRGKIAEFALFTELDLLADPDEPRDLYGMLLRCEKKLELA; encoded by the coding sequence ATGACCGTCGATCGCAAGCTAAACGTGGTTCCGTTCGTAAGCGTGGATCACATGATGAAACTGGTGCTCAAGGTGGGTATTGATACCTTTCTCACTGAACTGGCAGCGGCGATCGAGGAAGACTTTCGCCGTTGGCCCATTTTTGACAAGACGCCCAGGGTTGGCTCCCACTCCAGCGAGGGCGTCATCGAGCTGATGCCAACCAGCGATGGTGCACTCTACGGCTTCAAATACGTCAACGGCCATCCGAAAAACACGCGGGACGGCCGCCAGACGGTCACCGCTTTCGGTGTCCTTGCCGATGTCGGAAACGGCTATCCGCTGCTTTTTTCGGAGATGACGATACTGACCGCGCTTCGCACTGCTGCGACATCCGCTCTTGCCGCGAAATATCTGGCGCGACCGAACTCACGAACGATGGCCATCATCGGCAACGGCGCCCAGAGTGAGTTCCAGGCTCGCGCCTTCAGAGCGCTCCTCGGAATCCAGGAACTGCGTCTCTACGACATTGATCCAGCTGCGACGCGGAAATGCACACGCAATCTTACCGGACTTGGCTTCAACATCGTTGAATGCAAATCGGTCGCCGACGCCGTTGAGGGCGCAGACATCATCACCACTGTCACCGCCGACAAACAGTACGCAACAATCGTGTCTGACAATCATGTCGGACCAGGTGTTCATATCAACGCTGTAGGCGGCGATTGCCCCGGCAAGACGGAGATCAGCAAAGAGGTCCTGCTGCGCTCGGACATCTTCATAGAGTATCCACCGCAGACCTGGATCGAAGGTGACATTCAGCAGCTTCCTGCGTCGCATCCGGTTACTGAGCTTTGGCAGGTTATGACCGGCGACGCGATCGGCCGAAGCAATGATAAGCAGATCACCTTGTTCGATAGTGTCGGCTTCGCAATCGAGGACTTCTCGGCCTTGCGCTATGTCCGCGGCAAGATTGCCGAATTCGCCTTGTTTACCGAGCTGGATTTGCTGGCAGATCCAGACGAGCCTCGTGACCTCTATGGCATGCTCCTGCGCTGTGAGAAGAAGCTCGAGCTGGCATAG
- a CDS encoding RidA family protein, with protein MTERLIRMPTLHRVVKHNGIAYIGGIVADDESLGMEGQTRQVLTKLDAYLKEAGSERANLLSATIFITDMNVKSQMDAVWKEWFAPAELPARATIGVADLGDTTLIELIATAHY; from the coding sequence ATGACAGAGCGACTTATCCGGATGCCGACATTGCATCGCGTCGTCAAGCATAACGGCATCGCCTACATCGGCGGGATCGTCGCTGACGATGAAAGCCTCGGCATGGAAGGGCAGACCCGTCAGGTCCTGACCAAGCTCGATGCATATCTCAAAGAGGCAGGCTCAGAACGCGCAAACCTGCTCTCCGCCACGATCTTTATCACCGACATGAACGTGAAGTCGCAAATGGATGCGGTCTGGAAGGAATGGTTCGCGCCGGCGGAGTTGCCCGCCCGCGCGACCATCGGCGTCGCTGATCTCGGCGACACGACGCTCATCGAGCTAATCGCCACCGCTCACTACTGA
- the occP gene encoding octopine ABC transporter ATP-binding protein OccP, with protein sequence MPNPARPAVQLTDIRKNFGNLEVLHGVSLTANEGEVISILGSSGSGKSTLLRCVNMLEVPNAGSVAIMGEEIALEHRAGRPARPKDIKQVNRLRERAAMVFQGFNLWSHLTILQNVMEAPLHVQGRDRKSCRDEAEALLERVGIGSKRDAYPSELSGGQQQRAAIARALAMRPDVMLFDEPTSALDPELVGEVLKVMRDLAAEGRTMLIVTHEMDFARDVSSRTVFLHQGVIAEEGLSSEMFAHPRTDRFRQFLRRDGGTSH encoded by the coding sequence ATGCCTAACCCTGCTCGCCCAGCTGTTCAGCTGACAGACATCAGGAAAAACTTCGGTAACCTGGAGGTCCTCCACGGTGTATCGCTGACGGCCAACGAGGGAGAAGTGATCTCGATCCTCGGCTCGTCGGGCTCTGGCAAGTCGACGCTTCTGCGATGCGTCAATATGCTCGAAGTCCCGAATGCCGGAAGCGTTGCGATCATGGGCGAAGAGATTGCCCTGGAGCATCGAGCCGGCCGGCCCGCTCGTCCAAAGGATATCAAGCAGGTCAACAGGCTCCGGGAGCGGGCCGCAATGGTCTTCCAGGGCTTCAATCTCTGGTCACACCTGACGATACTCCAGAATGTTATGGAAGCGCCCTTGCATGTTCAGGGCCGTGACCGGAAGTCGTGCCGCGATGAGGCTGAGGCATTGCTTGAGCGCGTTGGTATTGGCTCCAAGCGCGATGCCTACCCATCCGAGCTGTCCGGCGGCCAGCAGCAACGTGCAGCAATTGCCCGTGCCCTGGCGATGCGACCGGATGTCATGCTGTTTGATGAGCCCACGTCGGCTCTTGATCCGGAACTCGTCGGTGAAGTTCTAAAGGTTATGCGTGATCTGGCGGCCGAGGGCCGAACCATGCTGATCGTCACTCACGAAATGGATTTTGCCCGCGATGTTTCATCGCGCACAGTCTTCTTGCACCAAGGTGTCATCGCCGAAGAAGGCCTTTCGTCCGAAATGTTCGCCCACCCCCGCACGGATCGCTTCCGGCAATTCCTGCGGCGCGACGGCGGTACATCCCACTGA
- the occM gene encoding octopine ABC transporter permease OccM, with product MPFDPAFLWQTFVALLAGIPLALKLAVFSVAAGTVLAFGLALMRVSRRWWLDLPARFYIFAFRGTPLLVQIYIIYYGLSQFPELRHSFIWPFLRDAYWCAMTALALNTAAYSAEIMRGGLLSVPAGQIEAAKACGMGRVKLFRRIVIPQAIRQMLPGYSNEVILMVKSTSLASTITIMEITGIAAKLISESYRTVEVFACAGAIYLILNFIVARLFTLLEWALWPERRKGRRTSDPVDRKGEIHA from the coding sequence ATGCCGTTCGATCCCGCATTCCTCTGGCAGACCTTCGTTGCTTTGCTGGCCGGTATTCCGCTCGCGCTCAAGCTCGCGGTTTTTTCGGTTGCGGCAGGTACGGTCCTTGCTTTCGGATTGGCTCTGATGCGTGTGTCGCGCCGCTGGTGGCTTGATCTGCCAGCGCGGTTCTACATTTTCGCGTTTCGCGGCACGCCGCTCCTCGTCCAGATCTACATCATCTACTATGGCCTCAGCCAGTTTCCGGAGCTTCGGCATAGTTTCATCTGGCCATTCCTGCGCGATGCCTATTGGTGCGCGATGACGGCGCTTGCATTGAATACGGCTGCTTACAGTGCCGAAATCATGCGAGGCGGACTGCTCTCCGTGCCCGCAGGTCAAATTGAAGCCGCCAAAGCCTGCGGTATGGGCAGGGTAAAACTGTTCCGGCGGATCGTCATCCCGCAGGCGATACGCCAGATGCTGCCAGGCTACAGCAATGAAGTGATCCTGATGGTCAAGTCGACGTCTCTCGCGTCCACCATCACCATCATGGAAATCACCGGAATTGCCGCGAAACTGATCTCGGAAAGCTATCGCACCGTCGAGGTTTTTGCCTGTGCCGGCGCAATCTACCTCATCCTCAACTTCATCGTTGCGCGTCTCTTCACGTTGCTCGAATGGGCTTTGTGGCCCGAGCGACGCAAAGGGAGACGCACGTCCGATCCCGTCGATCGAAAAGGCGAAATCCATGCCTAA
- a CDS encoding ABC transporter substrate-binding protein, whose translation MTQHPHLSAPLELGRRRFLKASAAVAASTLLLPGMARAAGPKKGGHLILGIDNASTSDRLDPAYYFEAYTYNVGLQLFNTLTDLNDDSSLRAGLAESWEPAKGGSEWIFRLRKGVQFHNGKELTPEDVIYSLNHHRGEKSESAGKGYLLSVTDIVKSAPNEVTFKLNGANADFPYLLGDVHFGITPDGENFDKGIGSGAFILEDFQPGVRTLAKRNPNYWDPERGHVDSVETVAYNDKSARVAALLSKSVHVVNNVESRVAQRLKGHQGITLQTEADSSIVLFVGRADADPFKNIDVRLALKYAIDREQIVSSILNGAGTASNDNPIFPSNRYFTNDVPKHAYDPEQAAFHWKKAGFDGKIVLSAADGATFSGAVDAAQLYQQSAEKAGIPFEVNRVPADGYWNDVWLKHPFVASGWAARPTADAMLSLIYLSDAPWNESGWKSSAFDELVLAARGELDEDKRKKLYHDAQVLIVEENSSVIPAYAAQISASVSNLQGFKAIPGQIGPRTAEKVWFDE comes from the coding sequence ATGACACAGCACCCGCATCTTAGCGCCCCTCTGGAACTGGGCCGCCGCCGTTTTCTCAAGGCAAGCGCCGCCGTCGCTGCCAGCACATTGCTCCTTCCCGGCATGGCGCGCGCCGCCGGGCCGAAGAAAGGCGGCCACCTGATCCTCGGGATCGACAACGCCTCGACCTCCGACCGCCTCGACCCGGCCTACTATTTCGAAGCCTATACCTATAATGTGGGCCTCCAGCTTTTCAACACGTTGACCGACCTCAACGACGATTCCAGCTTGCGCGCTGGTCTCGCCGAAAGCTGGGAGCCTGCGAAGGGCGGTAGCGAATGGATCTTCCGGCTTCGCAAGGGCGTGCAGTTCCACAACGGCAAGGAACTGACGCCAGAGGACGTCATCTATTCGCTCAATCATCACCGCGGCGAGAAATCGGAATCGGCTGGCAAAGGCTATCTTTTGAGCGTAACCGACATCGTAAAGTCAGCACCGAATGAAGTCACCTTCAAGCTCAACGGCGCGAACGCCGACTTCCCCTATCTGTTGGGAGACGTACATTTCGGCATTACGCCGGATGGTGAGAATTTCGACAAGGGCATAGGTTCTGGAGCCTTCATTCTGGAGGACTTCCAGCCCGGCGTACGCACACTGGCCAAGCGCAATCCGAACTATTGGGATCCGGAACGCGGACACGTCGATTCCGTTGAGACTGTCGCCTACAACGACAAATCCGCGCGTGTCGCCGCACTGCTCAGCAAGTCGGTGCATGTAGTGAACAATGTCGAGTCCCGCGTCGCACAGCGCCTGAAGGGACACCAGGGCATCACGCTCCAAACAGAAGCGGACTCCTCGATCGTCCTGTTTGTCGGTCGCGCCGACGCCGACCCCTTCAAGAATATCGACGTCAGGCTGGCTTTGAAATACGCCATCGACCGTGAACAGATCGTATCCTCCATCCTCAATGGAGCCGGGACGGCCTCAAACGACAATCCGATCTTCCCCTCCAATCGCTATTTTACGAACGACGTGCCGAAGCACGCCTACGACCCGGAACAGGCAGCGTTCCATTGGAAAAAAGCGGGTTTTGACGGAAAGATCGTCCTGTCGGCGGCCGATGGTGCGACTTTCTCCGGCGCTGTTGATGCAGCCCAGCTCTACCAGCAGTCGGCTGAAAAGGCCGGCATCCCTTTCGAGGTCAATCGCGTACCAGCCGACGGCTACTGGAATGATGTGTGGCTGAAGCATCCCTTCGTCGCTTCCGGCTGGGCCGCGCGGCCGACCGCGGACGCTATGCTGTCGCTGATCTATCTGTCTGACGCCCCATGGAATGAGTCCGGCTGGAAGAGCAGCGCTTTTGACGAGTTGGTTCTTGCGGCCCGCGGCGAACTTGATGAGGACAAGCGCAAGAAGCTCTACCACGATGCCCAGGTGCTGATCGTCGAGGAAAACAGCTCGGTCATCCCGGCCTATGCCGCACAGATCAGCGCCTCCGTCTCCAACCTCCAGGGGTTCAAGGCAATCCCAGGTCAGATCGGGCCGCGCACCGCCGAAAAGGTCTGGTTCGACGAATAG
- the rocF gene encoding arginase, with protein sequence MECILIGAPLQIGAGHLGCEMGPSAFRIAGLAGALEELGHRVRDLGNLGSKSVPAIAHANASVHHLGETVAWIKLLSAAAYEHSNNSVPIFLGGDHTISAGTIPGIARRASENGRQLFVLWLDAHTDFHTLETTVSGNLHGTPVAYYTGRRGFEGFFPALNHAVPPENLCMIGIRSVDPAERDALRSSSITVHDMRAIDEHGVASVTRTFLERVRAANGMLHVSFDVDFLDPEIAPAVGTTVPGGATFREAHLIMEMLHDSGLVTSLDLVELNPFLDERGKTARLIVDIVASLMGKRVMDRPTRAA encoded by the coding sequence ATGGAATGCATATTGATCGGAGCACCGCTGCAAATTGGGGCAGGACATCTCGGTTGCGAGATGGGTCCGAGCGCGTTCAGGATCGCCGGTCTTGCCGGCGCGCTTGAAGAATTGGGGCACAGGGTTCGGGACCTCGGCAATCTGGGTTCGAAGTCTGTTCCGGCAATCGCCCATGCCAACGCTTCCGTCCATCACCTCGGTGAAACGGTGGCATGGATCAAGCTGCTTTCGGCGGCAGCTTACGAACACAGCAATAACAGTGTGCCGATCTTTCTTGGCGGCGATCACACGATCTCCGCAGGAACGATCCCGGGAATTGCACGGCGCGCCTCGGAGAACGGTCGCCAACTCTTTGTTCTCTGGCTTGACGCCCACACCGATTTCCATACGCTGGAAACCACCGTCAGCGGAAACCTGCATGGCACGCCCGTGGCCTACTATACTGGCCGGCGTGGATTCGAGGGCTTCTTTCCAGCGCTGAACCACGCCGTCCCGCCCGAAAACTTATGCATGATCGGCATCAGGAGCGTTGATCCCGCAGAGCGGGACGCGTTGCGGTCCTCGTCGATAACCGTGCATGACATGCGTGCCATCGATGAACACGGGGTCGCCAGCGTGACCCGAACGTTCCTCGAGCGCGTCCGCGCCGCGAACGGGATGTTGCATGTCAGCTTCGACGTCGACTTTCTCGATCCGGAAATTGCACCCGCCGTTGGAACGACTGTCCCCGGCGGCGCGACGTTCCGCGAAGCGCACCTGATCATGGAAATGCTTCACGACAGCGGTCTCGTCACCAGCCTGGATCTCGTCGAATTGAACCCCTTTCTCGATGAGCGCGGGAAGACCGCACGGCTCATCGTAGATATCGTTGCAAGTCTCATGGGCAAGCGGGTCATGGATAGACCAACCCGCGCTGCCTGA